A genome region from Candidatus Methylomirabilota bacterium includes the following:
- a CDS encoding C-terminal binding protein → MAASTKFKVVVQKPSGGIAFDLAEGAYKIEREALDAIGAEIVEVPAKTEEEFIAAAKDADAVIARNRRITAAIIKELKNCKVIGLGSVGADTVDVDAATEAGIVVTNVPDVFIDEVADHTLAMFLAAHRRLRLMHELTTQGKWSEGRPYFKEIPRLYGQTFALISFGNVAKAVARRCHAFGLRVIAYDPYLAELEMTAVGVEPVTSLIELCERGDFVSMHAPLNSETHHMMSTAQFRAMKRTALFINNGRGPTVDEAALIEALRHGQIAGAALDVFEVEPVDPSNPLLAMDNVIVTPHIASATARMAPETRRRLGREIATVLQGKWPRSAVNPGVLPRTGLIRWQPYPMGRGPNR, encoded by the coding sequence GGTCGTCGTCCAGAAGCCGTCGGGCGGGATCGCCTTCGATCTCGCCGAGGGCGCCTACAAGATCGAGCGTGAGGCGCTCGACGCCATCGGGGCCGAGATCGTGGAGGTTCCGGCCAAGACCGAGGAGGAGTTCATCGCCGCGGCGAAGGACGCCGACGCCGTGATCGCGCGGAACCGCCGCATCACGGCCGCCATCATCAAGGAGCTGAAGAACTGCAAGGTCATCGGGCTGGGTAGCGTGGGCGCGGATACGGTGGACGTGGACGCGGCCACCGAGGCCGGCATCGTGGTCACCAACGTGCCCGACGTGTTCATCGACGAGGTCGCGGACCACACGCTCGCCATGTTCCTCGCCGCGCACCGCCGCCTCCGCCTCATGCACGAGCTGACGACGCAGGGCAAGTGGTCGGAGGGGCGCCCGTACTTCAAGGAGATCCCACGCCTCTACGGCCAGACGTTCGCCCTGATCTCGTTCGGCAACGTGGCCAAGGCGGTGGCGCGCCGCTGCCACGCGTTCGGCCTGCGCGTCATCGCCTACGACCCCTACCTCGCCGAGCTCGAGATGACGGCGGTGGGCGTCGAGCCGGTGACCAGCCTCATCGAGCTCTGCGAGCGCGGCGACTTCGTGTCCATGCACGCGCCGCTCAACAGCGAGACGCACCACATGATGAGCACCGCCCAGTTCCGGGCGATGAAGCGCACCGCCCTCTTCATCAACAACGGCCGCGGCCCGACGGTGGACGAGGCCGCGCTCATCGAGGCCCTCCGGCACGGGCAGATCGCCGGGGCCGCCCTCGACGTGTTCGAGGTGGAGCCGGTGGACCCGTCGAACCCGCTCCTCGCCATGGACAACGTGATCGTCACGCCGCACATCGCCTCGGCCACAGCGCGAATGGCGCCCGAGACGCGGCGCCGGCTCGGCCGCGAGATCGCCACCGTACTCCAGGGCAAGTGGCCGCGCTCGGCCGTCAACCCCGGCGTGCTCCCGCGGACCGGCCTCATCCGATGGCAGCCCTATCCCATGGGCCGCGGGCCCAACCGCTGA